In Chlorocebus sabaeus isolate Y175 chromosome 9, mChlSab1.0.hap1, whole genome shotgun sequence, the genomic stretch CTGGTTTTAACTGAGGAACCAAAGGACAGGAGGTTGTGGATGGGGCCTGGAATTCCAAAGTGTCTTTTGGAGTATTGGGAGAATCTCTcatccctcctcttcctggggTTCAATCATTCTTTACTCTTGCTCTTCAACTCTGAGAAGATGGATCCTTCAAATCGGAAATCAAGCAACCCCTGTTGTCCCAGCTCATACCCGACCTTACTACTCATCTGCCCTGGGTACAGCTGAAATAGCGGAGGCGGGGAAAAGAGCCCAGCTTCCTGGTGGACAGGCCACCAGAGAGGGGGCCCTACCCTGTCCTGCTCCAGGGTGGCTCCCCACCCACAGCATGGCTGACATCAGGCCAGGGACAAAACTGATAAAGGCAGGCCTTGGGGAGGAGCAGGGGTCAGGTGGTGAGGTGTGGAAAGTGGTGGGGGGTCAGATGTGGgctacacatttttaagaaattccAAAAATCTAAATCTTTTatgtgaaatttgaattttaaatgtcAGCAACTAattacaaaattttgaaaaatacttccGGGTCAGGAAGTCATTGTTTAGCATCCCACATGGACAGGGTGGTCCCATAGATGAGACAGTGGGGGCCCACAAAGGCTCACCCCCAGAACAGCCCCTCCGCTAGAGAGGTGAGGGGTCGTCTGCTTCTCTGGCTAGGCAGAGCACCAGGATGTCCAGTGTGTGGAGGCATTCCCCGGCTCCTCGACTGTGGACTGCCCACAGAGGGACTTGGGGCCCTCCTCATcctctcttttcccctttttctctgCAGAGGTCTGTGCGGCCCTCAATGTCACTGTGTCTCCGGGGCCCGTGGTTGACTACCTGGAGGGACAGAATGCCACTCTCCTCTGCCACGTCTCCCAGAAGAGGCGGAAGGACAGCTTGCTGGCTGTGCGCTGGTTCTTTGCACACTCCTCCAGCTCCCAGGAGGCCTTGATGGTGAAGATGACCAAGCTCCGGATGGTGCAGTACTATGGGAATTTCAGCCGCAGCGCCAAACGGCAGAGGCTGCGCCTGCTGGAGGAGCAGCGGGGGACGCTTTACAGGCTCTCTGTCTTGACACTGCAGCCCTCTGATCAAGGGCATTACGTCTGCAAAGTCCAGGAAATCAGCAGGCACAGGAACAAGTGGACGGCCTGGTCCAACGGCTCCTCAGCCACAGAAATGAGAGGTGAGGGTCTTGGTCTCCCTGGGTAGAGACGATGGCAGGACAGGTCAGTGAGCCCCCCTTTGCAGCCACCACCCAGGGGTTCCCGGGTTGGCTCTGTTGCACTAGAACATATCTTGTGGGCCTCTGTTGGTCACAGACATGAATCATGCCGTGGGATGAGGGTAGATCTTTACCTGGACACTGGCTAATGCGCTGTGTAGACACAGAAGTGAGAACAGAAAGGACCAAGTGCCTGCCCCAACATGGCCCAGCCCCCACTCTGGGCAAAGCCTTTTATGTATCTGAAGTTGGACTGCTGTGTGCTGTCAAAGGTAAACAAAGCTGGACCTTGGTTAAAGGGGTCAGGACAGATTTTATTCAGCAGTAGCTACTGCAGTAGAGAAGAGAGCCTGGCCTGAACTGGACTCAACTCTGATTTGTGCAGACGTGACTACTTGTTTTAAAAGGAGAATGAGTGAGTGGGGGGTAAGTGGGGACTCAGTAGAGTCAACGAGGTGTGAAAATTGCGAAAAGCAGTAGGGAGGGTTTTGGCTCATATGGAGCCATCTGGGTTTGCTAATGTGCTTATCGAAGTTTGGCTTCTACCTTCTCACAGAGAtggggagatgggggttttgttTTCAGGTATTGGCTGGAACAAGCAGTAAATGCTTTCGGCAGCCTTGAGTTTTCTCAGGCAGGCACTTTCAGGAGGTCATTGTAGGCAAAGGCATGTGGCCTTGAGCCATTAGAAACTATGTTAGTGTTTATTGGAGTCTTTAGGCCAAGATTGAGGCTTAGTCGAGAAGGAGCACCGAGGAGCCTGGCTGGAATTTGGCTAAGGAGGGCATCTTTGCCAGTGCTCAGCCTCCCATCCAGGTCTGTGCAGGCTTGATGGCTTTGGCTGAGGGGTGCCAGGCACCCATGGAGGAGGCACGCGTTGGGAGGTCTTGCTGTGAGTCGTCAGGCCTGGGAGCAGGGCAGGCTGGTTGCCCAGTGGAACTGATCCAAGCTTAGGCAACAGCTAGCCAAGAAATTCATGAGGAAGTGGGCAGAGGACCAGGGGTAGCCCTCTCTTCCTGAAGGCAGATAGGAGGGATGGGCAGCATTTCTGCAATGTCTCAGCTACcaagtgccatattttggggttgTCATTTTTTTTATCACCAGTGTTTCTATTCAGGAAGACACCTCTCACAGTTTTAGTAAGACTTTCTATTGTGCACTAAATTATACCTTTGATTGATTTGAAATTGAATTTAGTTTGGCACAAGATCAAGAGGATCACAAAGTACAGCTGATCGTCTCAAATACGAAAAAGCATCTAATTTTATTGTacacatataacaaaatattcaaGGTCTTAAGTGATGTTGTTTTGATAAGCCTTTTTAAAGGACAAAACTTAGTTGtgtaaagtatttttaatgtcCTATATGAATAAGGGACAtagagtaaaataatttatatacagaGTCTTTACAGTAGTTCAATTTTACTTGTCTTTGGAGTTTGCTTGTTGTAATGTTTATAGGTACAGAATGATGTATTAAATAGAATGTGCAATTTTTTTCCTTGAGCAAATTAATTCAAGAAAACCAGTGACTATTGGCTTATTATTTTCACATAGAAAACAAGACATCAGATCATCAAGGGCTGGGCCAAGAACCCACTACAAATACCACTTGGCTCTGAAACACaagatcttatatatatataagatatatatatgatatatatgatatatatatatacacacacatatgatatatatatggtgtgtgtgtgtgaattgtgTTGTTTTTGGTCTTTGTGTCACAGTGTATTCTGGAGTCATAGATGAAATCTCTTGGCAGTGATGACATTCTACcacataaaacatataaaaattttgcTACCTTCAAGTAAGCAGAGTTATCTAGCTAGTTGGTTAATGTGAATCTCATTTCAGTAAGTGAAGCTGGGTTCAGTCTAGAACATTTGTTTGTTCCAAAAGCATGACGTAGTTTTTAAGACTTCACTGGAAATAAGAATCTCTTTTCCCCCTTCTTCTCTTGCTCCCCACTTTCCTGCCCTGGTCCTctggtttctcttttttcccctcctcaGCTCCCCTTCCCTTCACTTCccacctcttttcttcttcctctttcctctctctctgtctgtcactctttctctctctgtctctccctctctgtctctctctctctttctctctttgtctctctctccctctgtgtctcttgtttctgcctgtttttctatctctctccgtctctgtgtctctctctctttgcctgtctctccctctctgtctctgtctctctctccttctgtctctctctttgtctttcagtctctctgtctttccatctgtctctgtctctctctccctctgtgtctctctgtctctctgtgtctcggtctctccctctctctctgtctccctctgtctctctccctccgttatctctctgtctgtctctgtctttctgtgtctctgtctccctctgtgtctctctgcctctctcactgtttctctgtctttccttctcctctctgtgtctctctgtctttgtatctctgtctctctctctctgtctctttctctctctgcgcgtgtctctgtccccctctctctcactgtgtctctATCACTGTATCTCTCTAGCTCTCTGTGTCTCTCCACTTCTCTCGCCCACTCCCCTCTGACCTCTCACCCAGAAGTAGTTCTACCCTCTCAACAGAGCTCAGCCTCCCTTGCCATGTCTGCTCTGTCTCAACCCCTGGGCAGGGCCATGATTTGCTGATGGAAAGATTCAAAACCTTAGGAAGCAATGACCATATCTTCTAGAACATTCTATTTAGGCTTCCAGGGCACTGTTCCAAGGCAGTTAAGGAAAGACAACCCCAAGCAATGGCCTGAAACCAGGCAGGCTGTTTGGTTTGGAGCGTTTCCGCACCAGGCCGGGGCTGTTCAGAGCCTTGGCTGCCTGTTCTTCCTGGGCAGGGCCAGGAGAGGCCCACGACTCTAGCCTCCCAGAGCACTTTTCCCGGGGCCCTGGGCCTTGCTCCTCTCCAAGGGCCTTATTTTCCTAAATCTCCACCTCAtgttcattgttgttgttgttgttgttgttgtttttgagatagtctccttgctctgtcacccaggctggagtgcagtggtgtgatcttggttcactgcaacctttgcctcctggattcaagcaattctcctgtctcagcctcccaagtagctgggattataggcatgcgccaccacacccagctcatttttgtattttcagtagaggtggggtttctccatgttggccaggctggtcttgaacttgtgacctcaggtgatccacccacctcggcctcccaaagtgctgagattacaggtgtgagccaccttaaatggaaaacaaaaatacagaacaaCAAGGATGAGAGGTTCTGTGGGTTAGAATATCAAACAGGAACTCTCGGGGGGTTTGAGTGCCCCTGACCTCAGCCCCGGGGTCTCTCTTGTCTAATCTGCTCATGTCACCTCCCCTCTTTCAACAGGAGTCTCCAGCCATCCAGTGGAGAGGGGAGCTTTTCTTGGGATTTCCTTTCTAATACTACCCCACTCTTTGCCCTTCACCACAGACTTAATCATCGTCTCCTTCCTGCACAGTTCTTGATGTGAGATACAATTGCTTGTCTTTCACTGGAAACTCCCAGAAAGAAAGGCTGGTGCCCGGTCTCTCCTCATTTCTGTCGTGAGCACCTCACCCAGCACATGGAGGGTGATTCGTgatgatatatttaaagaatgATTCCCAGTGCAGAGAAGAGCCATAGGAATGTTGGCTTTTATTATCTGTCCTGATTTCCATATGTTGGTTGTTTTCTATTGCAAAAGTAATATAGTGTAATATAGTTCAATTAtagaaaacatggaaaaatactgaaagggtttaaacaagaaaataaaaatgccttaCCATATCTCTACTCAACTTAACATTTCAGTGCAAATCTTTCCTGTCATTTTatgcaaacaaaaatttaaaacctaatTTCAGTCTTACTGTAAAGAGTGTTCTGTGACTGGCTTTTCTGATATTACTAAATAGTGTGCACATTTTCCCTTGTTAAATATGCTTCCAAAACATTATGTTAATGGTGGAATAATGTTCCATCATGCAGATGGACCACAATTTAGCTTCCTACTTATTGTTACTGGACATTTAAAACTGCTGTAAATCTTTGTCAATAAATCTCCATGAATATCCCTGACCTCAGCATAAAGTCCTGGAAATAAGATTGCTGGGTCCAAAGATTGACCCAATTTAAAGATGGACACAATTTCAAGAAGTGAATTGACCTCTAAGAtagtttataaatttatattcccaccagcactgAAAATGCCTTTTCCCCATGGATTGGTCTACCTAAGAGtgttggttaattttatgtgttgacTTGACTAGGCTGAACGATGCCCAGATAGCAGATAAAaccttatttctgggtgtgttggttctatttctctgggatCCCAGACTAATACAATCATATATACTTTTTGAGGAGGATGATGATAACAATGAATGCctgcaacagtgcctggcacacaattgATCCTCAATAATACTTGATGAATGCATAAAATGTTCTTTGTCAAGTGTCATTAGCACGTGTTGCTGTGGATGACTTTGAAGTAGGCATGACTTGGTGGATGTAGTCACCCTCTCTGGGATGCCTCACTTCTCTTTCCCTTGACCTATTCCAATCATACATATTTTTTGGGGTCCCACATCCATCTTTCCTCTTCCGTCAATGCCTTCTTTGGGCATGCCAGCCCATGGAGTGCTCTCCCACTGGCAGCATCTTGTAGCTTCTGTTTTTAGCACTGTAGACACAACATTATGTGGTCATGCCACTGTTTTTTAGGCTGCTGCGGCACAAGGATGATGtcaaaaatattatacataaaagagttggccaggcacggtggctcatgcctgtaatcccagcactttgggaggctgaggtgggtggatcactaagtcaagagttcaagaccagcctggccaacatggtgaaaccccatctctacaaaagtataaaaattagccaggtgcagtggaatgtgcctctaatcccagctactggggaggctgagaagaaagaatcgcttaaacccaggaggcggaggttgtagtgagctgagatcgtgccattgcactccagcctgggtgacagagcgagattccatctcacacacacaaaaaaagtcaaaCAGCACAAAAACTAAAATGTGCAAATATCTTTCTCCCACCCACAACCTAATATCCCCAGTTCCACTCCCATCCCCAGAGATAATCATTGTCAATAATTTGGTTTAAATCTTTCAAATCTCTCTCCTACtgacattcatacacacacacacacacacacacacaaacacacacacatgcaaacacacatgtATTTTAACAATAGTGCATGTATTGTTTTTTAAGTTGTTGATGATATTACATGTATTCTTTTGTAACTGGTATTGTATAGTGATACAATACCAAACTGTACCCAATCATTCCCTCAGTGATAGACACTTAGGAATCTTCCAGTGTTTCACCAACATAAACAGTGCTTCAGTGAAATCCTTGTACATCTTTCCAAGTATATCTCTTAGTTAGATTCCTGGAAAGGGAATTGTTGGGCCTAAGGCtaagcatatttaaaatttttgtagacgATGCCAAAATGCTATTGCTGAAAAGACTTTACAGATTTATACTCTGACCATCGTTGCATGATAATGTCTATTTCCCTGAAGCCTCTTTAACAATCAATATTATTAATCTTTTCCATTATTTATCACAATAATGGGAAaaacatttcattgttttaatttagatGATTATATTCAATACAATACAGTGcaatttaatttctgtttttgtatccAATTATTAGCGAGGTTGAGCATCTCTTCACATGGTTATtcatagttcatttatttattctgtgaATTGCCTGGCCATAACCTTAATAATTGGGTTGCtgtcttttttatatatgtgtacgtgtgtgtgtgtagatctGATCATTAATTTTTCAGCTGTAACATATGGTGCAAaattttcttcctgtttgttacttttctttccactttgtttACGTTTTCTTTTACCATATAGATATTTCACATTTCTGGGTACTTATGTAGTCAAATTTGATACTTTTTCCTTTGTGGCATtgttttctagtggaattttttATTGAAGTGTAATCTACATTTCAATACATTGTACATGATACTTTGGTTCTGTATCGAATCTTGGAAAGGATTCCCTGCCCCAAGCTTATAAAAgtgttttccatatttttctttaatatttttagatgattaaaagaaaggtttactCCTTTATCTCTTTGGaatctgtttttttaatataagatACATagtagctaatttattttttctttacaaaagggTAAAATGTTATCCCTACACTGTctgttgaagaaatatttttctagctTGAAATGTCACATTTTTCATAAGCTAAATCcctatatttaaatgaaaactttGTACACTTCACCAATATAgcactattataattattatagaaTAGGGTAAAtatcctcattatttttaaaattgtcttagctattcttatatattttgtttttctttaagatgaTCTTGAAGATCAAACTTACCCAGTTTTGTAAAAATTATGTTGGGGTTTGATTGGGATTTCATTGGCTTCTGAAGTTACTTTGTTATGGGCATATTCATCTTAGACATCTTTATGATTTTAAATGTTCCTATCCAGGAACTTGTTGTATTCCTTCCTgtagtcaggtttttttttttttttttaagtctttcaatacaattttttttcacatgactcttgaacatttttattatgtttacttctaggtattttataATTGTAATTAGGGTATACCATCTCCTGCTATGCAGACACATATATGTGAAGCTTTTAAATTGgtattgctggtatatagaaagTTTGACTTTTGTTGAGTCATATTTGGCAACATAACAAGTTAACTTATTATTTCAGATGTGGTGTTTCTCAGTTGCATTTCAGTGGTATCTGTGAATTAGTATCTGATTATTTTCCTAACCATATTGCATTGGCCAGTACTACCTGTACCCTTTTTGTATGACACTACTGTGAGTTTTAACCTACCATTTGGGTTTTTATCTTGACCACATCTTTCCATCTAGCCTATATAGCTACTCTTAGAGACTGTCAGTTGCCTTATTAAAAGCCAGCTTTGAGGCAACCATGGCTTTTTCATGATCCTTACTGGTTAACCTATCACAAAAACAATTGGGATTGCCCTAATAATATCTCTTAggctcctttccctttcccttcttttccttttccttttccttccttcctttttctttttctttttctttttgatggagtctggctctgtctcccagactggagtgcagtggcacaatcttggctcactgcaacctcctcctcctgggttcaagcgattctcctgtctcagcctcccgagtagctgtgattacaggcaccagccatcacacccagctaatttttgtatttttagtagagatggggtttcgccatgttggccaggctggactcgaactcctgaccccagatcatccgcctgccttggcctcccaaagtgttgggattacaggcatgagccaccacgcctggccttcttttttaatttcttaaaacccTCATTGAAAAATCCATTCCAGAAACCTGTCAGAGACAGATGAAAAGTCCACTAACCTATAGCTTTTAGAACttatttgtctctctctcttttttttttttttttttttttagcaaaacaCTTGCATGCCTCTAGCCATGTGACTCCTTTTCCATTTTCCAGGTTTCTTGCTTTTCCTTAACTGGAGTTTTTTTTCTAACCTGTGAATGGTCATCACTTAAGAAAGGTGAAGGGGTTCTTCTCTGAGGAGGGAAGGGATGGGAATGTGGTGAGGGAGCCCACTGGCTGCAGAAGGTCATTACTGGAAACACTCACCTGTGGGGATGTTGAATAGAGTAAACCTGTGGTTATTACTGGGGTGCTACAGCCATACTGCCATGAACACTGATTAAAATCTCTCAGTTTGGGGGTTGAAATTGTTTATCCATATTACAGTGGAGTCAAGTCTGTGATCACAACACCAGTCCATATCACTGGGACTGTGAGTTACTTCTTTGAGTAGGAAAGAAAGGGGTGTAGGCACAGGAGTGCTGGGGGATTGCCTATAACCTGGAGCCTGTGGCATTCATGCTGCACCCCTAAGATGGTTGCCCCTTATGAAGTCAGCCCGTGAGCCGCGTGCTTGCAAAATGCTTTATGAATatcatgcaaaataaaaaatcagaaggaaaaaaaccaaGATCAGTCCAAATAAGCAGCCCACCCTAATATCTGCAGTGGTCGCTGCTTTGCTTTGCTATATGTTTCATTTTACCCAAAATCTGGGTATGTCCTCGAGTATTCATGCatggtaataaaaaaataagtacaaattgtttgaaaaaatatacatgaataaatgaactcCTGGAGGGACTTCTGAAAGTGTTTGGCTAAGACGTACACACTGTGTTAATTTTGAGCAGGGCATAAGCTGCTTTTATGTTTTGTTGTGCAAATTGTTAAAATATGGTATAGAATTGGGGATTTTGAAGCATTGGGAAGTATTAAATTGGGGTTTATCTGCAAACCAGGTATGTGGAAGATCTGAGGGTGGTGCTCCTGGGTGCACCAAGGGTTGTTGGTGTCATCATGGGGCACAAAATCAtacaacagaaatgaagaatgaaagGGACAGAATCTCTGGAGAACAGTGGAgccatgcctggctttttcaCAGAATCTCATGCCAGATGAACTTGCTGATGTCGTTTTTATTACCCAACAGTaaaaggaaaggcaaagaaaaagatgCAGTTTCTTCAATTGCCTGTGCCATGTGACGATTTCACTGGGTGAGAAATCCAGCTTAGAGAGAAAATGGATTCAGAAGTCCTAAGTGACACATGGCATCGGAAACCCCTGAAAAGGTTTCTAGTGGAAATCATGAGGGTCAATGTTAGGTTTGATTTCCTTTGATTGTTTTATCAATGACATTGAAAAAGAAGTCCACATCACCCTAATGAACTTTATAGAAAATGCAAAATTGGAAAATGTTCTCAACGTCAGCGAGAAATAacacataataaaaatgattCCAGAGCGGTAAGAAATATAGGCaggaaataacaaaatgaaattcaATTTGAAAAATGTCACAGCAATACATGTGGGGAAAACAAATCTCAAGCATTGCTGGATAGGCACAGGCTGGGGGGCAAGGTGGGGGCGGGGCTGCAGGGAGGCTCTCTCTGTGAAAGGATTCGTAGTAGTAACAGCAGCAAATCAGCCGTGCATTTGCAACatgagactgcatctcaacaGCTGGAGTCGTTTCCATCCACGTACAAATCGACCTGGAGCCCCTGAGAAGGAGGCAATTGTGTCGTAGGTACTACACTCGTGAGACCCTACACAGTCAGCTTTGGGAAGCTCATTTCCAGACAGATAGATTTAAGcgagagaagagaagcaaatgtGATGAGGAAGTGAGCAACCCCCTTCAGAGACAGCATCCATTCTATCGAGGAAGCTTTGCTCGGCTTAGTGAAGAAATACCATCGGAAAATAGTATTGATGATGTCCAGCAGCGCTAGGTGGATTCATTTATCCCTTCACTCAGTGTGCGTGTTATCAAACACCTACTGCGTGCCAGGCTGTTGGAATAATGGAGATCCAGAAACACATGGGTGGATCCATCTATAGGGGTggcagacacacaaacacatgggGTTTTGCAGTGTGAGTGCAGGGGACAGGGCACTGTGGGAACACACTGGAGGGTCCCTGAAGAGTTGAGGGAGAGGGCAATGTTAGAGATGACCTTGGTGGTTTATGTGGCGGCGGCGGCTTTGGGGACTCTGCATTAGGCCTGGAAGCTTACAAAGCATTCCAAGCCTCTTGAATGTTGGCTCCCTGGTGCATGAATCTGGGGGGAATCAGAttagaggagaaggaggaagtggggtcttttgtggttgcaTGAGCTTGAAATGATGGAGGACTAACTCTGGCAGTAGGAATGGGGAGACATTGAGAGGTCAGATGTGAAGTCTTTACTGACTGACTGGATGTGAATGATGGAGCGAGCTTTGGGATGACACCGAGGGGTCTAACTCAGTAAATATGTGTAGcagctttcttatttatttatttatttattatttatttttattttttatttttttttgagacggagtctcgctctgtcgcccaggctggagtgcggtggccggatctcagctcactgcaagctctgcctcccgggttcacgccattctcctgcctcagcctcccgagtagctgggactacaggcgcccgccaccttgcccggctagttttttttgtattttttagtagagacggggtttcactgtgttagccaggatggtctcaatctcctgacctcgtgatccgcccatctcggcctcccaaagtgctgggattacaggcttgagccaccatgcccggccctagcAGCTTTCACTCATTCATCACCAGCAGGCCAGATGCAGGTGTAGCTTCACTGCAGGTGAAATGTGATGAAGTGGAGTGCATAATAATGCCCTGCCCAGCCCCAAGGCTGGTGAGGAAGAACAAGGCCTGAGGgctgtgtgcccagcactgtggggGCATGTAAGGCTGAAGGAGGTGGCACAAGGAAAATGGGATGAGAATTGAGGGAGCATGAGCAGGGGGTTGGGGTGATTTCAACAGGAAGGTGCACTGCTCAGCCATGTCTCCTTCTCTCCAAGGTGTGGCTTATTTACATTGAAAGTGTCCAGGGCATACTGAATTGGAACTTGTTTCATACCTGGCAGGCATCATAGCCTAGTGTTGGGATTCCCAAATGCTCTTGTTTCTCTATGCCCTTAGgccagagaacaaaacaaaaacaagaacccatgcaaacaaacaaagaccAGTTAACAGTTTTGCTGAAGTAGTTGAGTCACAATTTTAGGTAAGTATTGATATGCAGACAGCTTGTTCTTGTCCTCTTTAGGGTAAACTCCAAGGACACTTTTGAAATGAGGTGATGATTTCTTATTTTAGGGGGCCAAAATGTCTcatataagtaaaaaataatatatagctAGTTATGGtaaatatcttttcaaataatgatACTTCCTGAAGAAAAGCACTTTGCTTTGctctgtgttgcacaggctgtgtCCGCCCATGTCCGCCCTGCACGCTCAGTGCTGCCGGGCCATGTGCTGAGTCTCAGGCCTGCCCTTGATAACTTCAGCTGCTGTCTTCTTGTTTCTGGCAGGTCTAGGGCCTGATTGCCCCTCTACTCACCCTTGACCCTTTGTCACCAAGTCTAAGACGTTGCgatttgttttctgtccttttttttttttaaccttccttTACTCCCCAAACTTTGGGAGTCTCTCGACCTTTGTCCCTCCTCCATTGTGCTTGACATCCCATCACCTCTAGACGTTTCTCCCTTGGGGACAGATCTGGCTTGGTCCCTCTGGAAGCACAGATTCTGTAGACTTGCTTAGCAGGAGGAGGCCCCTGGTGGGCATGGGGCAGGGCGAACCCTTAAGCTTGCTTCCTTCTTCAGGTGCTACCTGGAGAGATTCCAAGATGAACCATAAGTGTCCAAGGGGCTCCTGGTGAAAGATGGGCCCCAGCTGTAGCCCCGAGTGCCACGTGTCCTAAGGTTCCTGTGGAAAACGTTGAGACAGGTTTGCAGGGCCATAGCCTGAGTACACTTCATGGGCCTTCACCCCAGGGCGTGTGTGCTGCTGTTGTTCACAGGAGTGATGTAGTCATTCGTTTGAGGCTCCTGCTCTTAGGGAGGCCATAGCTTTGATCCCCACGACCTCAAAAAACATGATCTttagccgggcactgtggctcatacctgtaatcccagcactttgagaggctgaggcaggtggatcatgaggtcaggagttcaagaccagcctggctaacacggtgaaaccctgtctctactaaaaatataactattagccgggcatggtggcaggtgcctgtaatcccagctactcaggaggctgaggcaggagaatcacttggacctgggaggcggaggttgcagtgagccgagatggtgccattgcactccagcctgggcaacaagagcaaaactccatctcaacacacatacacacacacacacacacacacacacacacacacacacagacacacggtCTTCAATGGCTTTTCAACCCAATCCTACAACCCACAGATTCAGAAGCACTCTTAACATTCTGAGCCAA encodes the following:
- the VSTM4 gene encoding V-set and transmembrane domain-containing protein 4 isoform X3 — translated: MRLLALAAAALLARAPAPEVCAALNVTVSPGPVVDYLEGQNATLLCHVSQKRRKDSLLAVRWFFAHSSSSQEALMVKMTKLRMVQYYGNFSRSAKRQRLRLLEEQRGTLYRLSVLTLQPSDQGHYVCKVQEISRHRNKWTAWSNGSSATEMRGVSSHPVERGAFLGISFLILPHSLPFTTDLIIVSFLHSS